One Oryza sativa Japonica Group chromosome 8, ASM3414082v1 DNA window includes the following coding sequences:
- the LOC4346335 gene encoding BAHD acyltransferase DCR, translating into MAAVDNAPPSPVVTVTSTRTVAPAAAKCVLATFDLPYITFYYNQKLLLYRLPNGASDFPDAVARMSASLSDALAYFYPLAGRIRQDDHDGSLSIHGQHGAEVIEASADHVSVDQLAGEECSEEAEKVMQLLVPYTGVMNLEGLNRPLLAVQLTRLRDGVAVGCAFNHAVLDGTSTWHFMTSWAELCRGGGAPSLLPVHNRGMARSVRVNLPLPASAEAHEKTDPNGPKVPLVARVFSFPPSAVARAKAAANAALPPGAKPFSSFQSLAAHIWRAVSRARALGPSDITVFAVFADCRARLSPPLPPAYFGNLIQAVFTGVPAGMLLAGPPELAAGLLQKAIDDHDAAAITRRLEEYEAAPKLFHYSDAGPNCVAVGSSPRFRVYDVDFGFGRPERVRSGANNKFDGMVYLYPGRGGDGGIDVELSLQPEPMQRLDKDQDFLQMRAP; encoded by the exons ATGGCGGCCGTCGACAATGCCCCGCCGTCGCCAGTGGTCACCGTCACCTCCACCCGCACCGTCGCCCCAGCCGCCGCCAAGTGCGTCCTCGCCACATTCGACCTCCCCTACATCACCTTCTACTACAACCAGAAGCTGCTCCTCTACCGCCTCCCCAACGGCGCCTCCGACTTCcccgacgccgtcgcccgcaTGTCCGCCTCCCTCTCCGACGCCCTCGCCTACTTCTACCCGCTCGCCGGCCGCATCCGCCAGGACGACCACGACGGCTCCCTCTCCATCCACGGCCAACACGGCGCCGAGGTCATCGAGGCCTCCGCCGACCATGTCTCCGTCGACCAACTCGCCGGAGAGGAGTGctcggaggaggcggagaaggTGATGCAGCTCCTCGTCCCCTACACCGGCGTCATGAACCTCGAGGGCCTGAACCGCCCGCTGCTCGCCGTCCAG TTGACACGTCTGCGGGACGGGGTGGCAGTGGGGTGCGCCTTCAaccacgccgtcctcgacgGCACCTCCACCTGGCACTTCATGACGTCATGGGCGGAGCTCtgccggggcggcggcgcgccgtcgcTGCTGCCGGTGCACAACCGCGGCATGGCGCGCTCCGTCCGCGTCAACCTCCCGCTCCCGGCGTCCGCCGAGGCGCACGAGAAGACCGACCCCAATGGGCCCAAGGTGCCCCTCGTGGCCCGCGTCTTCTCCTTCCCGCCCTCCGCCGTGGCCCGCGCCAaggccgccgccaacgccgccctGCCCCCCGGCGCCAAGCCCTTCTCCTCCTTCCAGTCGCTCGCCGCCCACATCTGGCgcgccgtctcccgcgcccgcgccctcggccCCTCCGACATCACCGTCTTCGCCGTCTTCGCCGACTGCCGCGCCCGCCTCAGCCCGCCCCTCCCGCCCGCCTACTTCGGCAACCTCATCCAGGCCGTCTTCACCGGCGTGCCCGCGGGGATGCTCCTCGCTGGCCCGCCCGAGCTCGCCGCGGGGCTGCTGCAGAAGGCCATCGAcgaccacgacgccgccgccatcacccgGAGGCTGGAGGAGTACGAGGCGGCGCCCAAGCTGTTCCACTACAGCGACGCCGGCCCCAACTGCGTCGCCGTCGGCAGCTCGCCGCGCTTCAGGGTGTACGACGTCGACTTCGGCTTCGGCCGCCCGGAGCGGGTGCGAAGCGGCGCCAACAACAAGTTCGACGGGATGGTCTACCTCTAcccgggccgcggcggcgacggcggcatcgACGTCGAGCTCTCGCTGCAGCCGGAGCCGATGCAGAGGTTGGACAAGGACCAAGACTTCCTCCAAATGCGAGCcccttaa